The nucleotide sequence CATCCACTGCTTTTAATATTGCATTATGACCTACATTAAAGTACTTTTTTAAGTTTTTAACTTCAATTAAAACATCGCTTTTATTACCTTCAGCCATTATAGCGCACCTCCTCTTGTAATAGGTGATTCTACTTTTGGTGCTCTAGAATCCTTAAGCCAGCAGCTAACTGAATGTGTTTCTGATAATTTAGTCTCTTCTGGCATTTGTTCCTTACAAATTCCCATGCAATACTTACATCTTGCAGCAAACGGACACCCTGCTGGTGGTTTAAGCAAATCTGGAGGAGTACCGTTTAATGAATACAGCTCACCTTTGTTTGCAGTATCTAGTCTTGGCACGGATTGAAGAAGTGCCCAAGTATAAGGATGCTGTGGATTTTCAAAAATATCATCAGTAGTTCCTCTCTCAACAATAATACCAGAATACATTACTTGAATTCTATGTGCTACACTTGCAACCACTCCTAAATCATGAGTTATAAGAATTATAGCTGTTCCTAGTTTTTCTTGAAGTTCGTGCATAAGATCCATTATTTGGGCTTGAATAGTAACATCCAAAGCTGTTGTTGGCTCATCTGCAATTAATATTTTAGGCGTACAAGCTAGTGCTATTGCAATCATCGCTCTTTGTCTCATTCCACCAGAAAATTGATGAGGATACTGGTTTGCTCTCTTATCCGCATTTGGTATATTAACAGCCTCAAGCATCTTTATAGCTTCCTTAAAAGCTTCTTTTTCCTTAAGTCCTTTATGAATCATAATACTTTCAGCAATTTGCTTTCCAACCTTCATTGTTGGATTAAGCGAAGTCATAGGATCTTGGAAAATCATACTTATATCTCCGCCTCTAAGCTTGCTTAATTCCTTATCATCCATCTTTAAAATATCTTTATCACCAAAAAGAATCTCTGAACCCTCTTTTATTTCTCCTGGAGGACAATCTATAAGCCTCATTATTGATTTAGATGTAACAGACTTTCCACAGCCTGATTCCCCAACTATTGCTAAGGTTTCACTTTTATTTAAATGAAAGCTTACACCTCTCACAGATTGAACCTCTCCAGCATAAGTATGGTAAGAAACCTTTAAATTTTTAACCTCTAATACTTTTTCCATAATAGTTACCTCCTACTGTCTCTGCTTAGGATCAAGCGCTTCGGATAAACCATCACCTAAAAGATTAAACGTAAGCATTATAAGACATATAATAAGTGAAGGCCAAAAAAGTTGTGCTGGATAGAACATCAAATTTGTTTGACCACTAGAGCACAATGCTCCAAGGCTTGTACTTGGCGGCTTAACACCTAAACCAATATAACTTAAAAATGCCTCTGCAAAAATATAGTTTGGAACGGCAAACGTAACGTCAACTATCATTACCCCAATAACATTAGGCAGTAAATGTTTCATTATTATTCTTAAAGAGCCTGCACCTAATGTGTGAGCAGCAAGTACATATTCCTGTTCCTTTATAGCTAAGACCTGTCCTCTTACAATTCTAGCCATGCCTACCCAACCAGTAAGTGTCATTGCAATAATTAACGGTACTATACCTGTGCTATTTAAAACTATTATAACTATCAATACTAAAATTAAGTACGGTATACTGTTTAATACCTCGATAATTCTCATCATTATATCATCAACAATTCCACCGAAATATCCTGAAATTCCACCATAAATTGCACCTATAACAAGCTCTATTGCAGCTCCAACCACACCTATTATTATAGATGACCTAGTTCCAATCCAAAGCCTAACCCACAAATCTCTTCCAAGATCATCAGTTCCAAGCCAGTGAGTAGAATCTGCTCCCATATTCTTAATAGAGTTATTTACATCATTAGTTCCGAATGGCCTTAGCATTGGCCCAACTATAGCTAAAATTATTATTAATATCAATATACCTAAAGAAGCAATAGCAACTTTATTTTTCTTTAATCTTCTCCATGCATCTTGCCAATAGGTTACGTTTTTCCTGACTATCTCTTCGGAATTATTATTTTCGCATCCAATAATTTCAAACTTTTTACTTGAAGTTTCAGCCATTTTTTCCCCTCCTATTTTTTGTTACTACTTAGTCTTATTCTCGGATCTACAAGACTATATAATATGTCCACTAAATAAACGGATATTATGTATACGACGGCAACAAAAATAGTTGTCCCAAGTATAATAGGATAATCTCTATTTGTTATTGAAGTTACAAAATACCTACCTATTCCTGGTATGGAGAATACTGATTCAATAACAAAAGTTCCAGTTAAAACAGCTGCAATTTGTTGTCCTAATATAGTAATAGCAGGTAAAATGGCATTTCTTGTAACATGCTTCCATATAAGTGGTACCTTGGAAACACCCTTAGCTTTTGCTGTCATTATATAATCCTGTCCTAAAACATCTATACAACTACTTCTCATGTACCTTGCATAAACCGCTATTATTCCTAAGCTTAATGAAAGTGCTGGTAATATTGTATATTTAAAGCCACCCCATCCTGAGGTAGGTAATATTTCTATTTTTACTGTTAAAAAATATTGTAATAAAGCTGCTAAAACAAATGACGGTATAGCTATACCTAAAATTGCTATTATCATCACAAGATAATCCTGCCAATGATTTCTTTTAAATGCTGCTATAATTCCAAATGTCATACCAATAACTAGAGCAAAAATCAATGCTTCTGCTCCAAGCGCTGCAGAAACCGGTGCCCTCTCTACTATTATGCTATTAACAGTTAGGCCTGGATAAGTATATGATTCTCCCAAACTTCCATGAAAAACAAGGTTCTTAAGAAATATTGCATATTGAGCAGGCAATGGCTTATCTAAACCATATCTCTTATTTAAATTAATTTTTGTCTGTGGAGATAATGATCTTCCGGTAGAAAACGGATTACCTGGTATAGAGTGCATCATAACAAAGGTTATGGTGATAACTATCCAAATGGTTATTATCATGTACACAAATCTTTTAAGCGTATATTTCAGCATCTTTAATCCTCCTAAATTAAAATATAAATATATGTTTATACGGCAGAGACAATAAAATATCTCTGCCGTAATCTCATTATATTTGTTTGCTAGTTAAGCCTTAGAATACAGTGAGATTATTTATTTTTTCCTGAAATATAAGCGTATTTAAATTCTACATCTCTTGATCCGCTTGCTCCAAATTGTGGTGTTTGAATGCCTTTAACATATTTATATGCAAATAGATTTTCTCCTTGGCTGAAGGTTGGAGCAATTGCTGCGTCCTTATTAACAAGTAAATCCTCTGCTTTTTTAAAGTCATCTAATCTCTTAGCTTGATCCTTTTGAATTTTTGCATCTTCTATTAATGCATCATATTCTTTGTTTGCATATCCATTCTTAGTCTTTGCTGCATCAGTTTCCCACATATCCATAAATGTCATAGGATCATTATAATCTGCTGACCACATTTCACCACTTTGCATTTCATAGTTTAAGTCCTCTTCATCTTGCAAGAACTGTTTCCATTCTTTATAATCAACTTTTAAAGTTACTCCAAGGTTTTTCTTAAATGCATTTATTAAGTAATCGCCCTCTAATTTATGTCTTTCATCTGTTCCAGCCTCTTCATCATTTAAAACAACCTTGCTTAAATCTGTATCCATTCCGAGCTCTTTTAATCCCTGTTTAAATAATTCTTTAGGATCTTCTTTACTGTCCTTTACGGATACATTTGCTTTAGATCTGTATGATTCGTCTCCTATATCAATAGCTTTTGGAACCCATGCATTTGATACAGTTCCAATATTATAGCTTGTAGTTTTAAGATAATCTTTTCTATTTAATGAAAGTGAAATAGCTTTTCTTATTTTAGCATTTGTTAGTAACTTGTTTTTGTCTTGATTATTAAATTCCAAATATGAGTTAGTTGGAACATTTCCAGTTACTTGATTGAACTTTCCAGTCTTGTTAAATCTACTAACCCATTCAGGTCTAAGTGTATCTGCAATATCAATTTGACCACTTTGAAGTGCATTTAACATTGTATTTGCATCATCCATAAAATACATTGTTACTTTATCAAGTTTTACACTTTTCTTATCCCAATATTGATCATTCTTCACAAGTTCTATTTTATTTCCGCTTACCATTGAAGTCATTTTAAAAGGTCCGTTATAGACTAAAGTATTTGCAGCCGAGCCATATTTTGATCCTGCCTTTTTAACCATATCCTCTCTTTGTGGTATAAAGAATTTGAAGTTAAGTAATTTCTCAAAATATGCGCATGGGTGTGATAAATTTATTACAAGAGTTTTTGAATCTGGAGCACTTACTCCCAATTGATCAGATGACATCTTCCCCTTATTTATCTCATCTGAATTTTTAATTCCTGCCCCTATTAATAGATATGCATACTCTGAAGCTGTGTTTGCATCTAAACTTCTTCTAAGAGCATACACATATTGATCTGCTGTAACAGGTTTTCCATCTGACCACTTATTATCTCTCAAATGGAATGTCCAAGTAAGACCATCTGAGGATTGGCTCCAGCTCTTAGCACCAGCTGGTACCACTACCTCTTTACCATTTTTCACTTCATCTCTAGAGAGTGCCTCCATGGTCTCCTGTAGAACGTATGCAGAGTAACCATCAGATCCCTTTGATGGATCAAGAGTTTTAACATCAGATGTAGGGACCTCAACATTTAAATGCTGATCCTTATCAAGTGCACCAGAAGCCCCTGCTGAGGTTGAAGAACTACCACAACCAGATAAAGCAACTGTTGAAATAACCGCTGCCGATAGTATTACTGACAATAATTTTTTACTTTTCATTGAAATTTCCCCCTTAATAAATTTATACTGTAAACGCTATTTTTTAGTCTAGCTGTATTACCCATTTTTTATATTGCAGAAAAAAACACCCTTATTTTACATTGTATTAAATTACTTATATTGAAATCTATAGCAGTAACAACTATTAACATGTTATGTTTAACATTTTCTTAATATTAATAAAATTACTTATATATTTTGTATAAACTACAGTATATGTTTTTGATTCCATTAATTATATTTTATTGTATGCATTATAAAAGCTCTTTTCAAGTATTAATCCAACACGTTTTTGATGTTTTTTTTGTGTTTTTATTAAAAAACTGCCTATTTCCTTTAAAATAATGCGTAATAAACACTTATTTAAAAAAAATGGTATATTAAATTCAAATATGCACCGATTATAATATATGTAATAATATAACACGGTAAATTAAAAGTACTACAAAACTACTGTAAATAGTTGTGTAGTACTTATCTTTTATTTATTTTTTAATATAAGTATTATTGAAGTATACAAATCCAAGTGGTGATTTGTGAAGATCTTTAACGTACGGTTTTACTTCAACTACATTTGTGTATTCATATATAGGAATTACAGGTAAATCTCTCATTGCAGCATCCTCGGCCTTATGCATATCATCGATTCTCTTATCTGCATCATTAGTTGTTTTAGCATCTTTAATTAATGCATCATATTCTGGATTACTGTAACCTGAATTATTGTTTCCCGAATCAGTTACAAATAAATCCATAAAAGTCATAGGATCATTATAGTCTGCTATCCATGAAGCTCTGCAAATTTGATATTGCTGCTTAGTTAAATTATCTAGTTGAACTTTTCTTTCAACGCTTTGAAGTGTAAAGTTTATATTTAAGTTCTTCTTATACATATCTTGTAGTGCTTGAACTACATCTTGATTATTTGAACCTTCATTATACATTATCTGCATTGAAGGAAAGCCCTTACCGTCTGGATATCCGGCTTCAGCTAACAATTGTTTAGCCTTTTTAACATCACCTTTTGCAGGATAATAATCTTTATTCTTAAATGTCTTTCCGTTAGGAAGCTTTATTGAGCTAGGTACAAATGAAGTTGCAGGTTTTTCTCCACCCTTTGTAACATTCTTTACAATTGATTCTCTATCTACAGCAAGGTTTAATGCTTCTCTTACTTTTGGGTTTTTAAGAGTTTTTGTTATTTCAGCTCCATTAGCACTGTCTTTATCACCTACATTTATATCAAAGAAGTAAGTTCCATAGTAAGGATATGCCTTTGCATCACCTTTTTGAATTAGCGATGATTTTTGAACAGCTGGTATTAAATCATTGATATCAACCTGTCCGCTTGTAAATGCTGCTGTAGCGCTAGATTCTTGCGCCAACATATAGTAAGTTATTGAATTTAACTTTATAGTATTCTTATTCCAATAGTTTGGATTTTTACTAAAGGTCATTGTTGCTTTCATTTTCCAATCTGTCATATAGAAAGGTCCGTTACTTACATAGTTTTGTTTCTTAGCTGCCCAACCCTTGTTATCCTTACTAACTATATCTTCTCTTAATGG is from Clostridium acetobutylicum ATCC 824 and encodes:
- a CDS encoding peptide ABC transporter substrate-binding protein, whose product is MKSKKLLSVILSAAVISTVALSGCGSSSTSAGASGALDKDQHLNVEVPTSDVKTLDPSKGSDGYSAYVLQETMEALSRDEVKNGKEVVVPAGAKSWSQSSDGLTWTFHLRDNKWSDGKPVTADQYVYALRRSLDANTASEYAYLLIGAGIKNSDEINKGKMSSDQLGVSAPDSKTLVINLSHPCAYFEKLLNFKFFIPQREDMVKKAGSKYGSAANTLVYNGPFKMTSMVSGNKIELVKNDQYWDKKSVKLDKVTMYFMDDANTMLNALQSGQIDIADTLRPEWVSRFNKTGKFNQVTGNVPTNSYLEFNNQDKNKLLTNAKIRKAISLSLNRKDYLKTTSYNIGTVSNAWVPKAIDIGDESYRSKANVSVKDSKEDPKELFKQGLKELGMDTDLSKVVLNDEEAGTDERHKLEGDYLINAFKKNLGVTLKVDYKEWKQFLQDEEDLNYEMQSGEMWSADYNDPMTFMDMWETDAAKTKNGYANKEYDALIEDAKIQKDQAKRLDDFKKAEDLLVNKDAAIAPTFSQGENLFAYKYVKGIQTPQFGASGSRDVEFKYAYISGKNK
- a CDS encoding ABC transporter permease; the protein is MAETSSKKFEIIGCENNNSEEIVRKNVTYWQDAWRRLKKNKVAIASLGILILIIILAIVGPMLRPFGTNDVNNSIKNMGADSTHWLGTDDLGRDLWVRLWIGTRSSIIIGVVGAAIELVIGAIYGGISGYFGGIVDDIMMRIIEVLNSIPYLILVLIVIIVLNSTGIVPLIIAMTLTGWVGMARIVRGQVLAIKEQEYVLAAHTLGAGSLRIIMKHLLPNVIGVMIVDVTFAVPNYIFAEAFLSYIGLGVKPPSTSLGALCSSGQTNLMFYPAQLFWPSLIICLIMLTFNLLGDGLSEALDPKQRQ
- a CDS encoding peptide ABC transporter substrate-binding protein — its product is MLKRKLTKLSAVLVSAALASSLLAGCGSSSSSSTSGTEQKVSYNLGADPQTIDPGLNNSVEGGTVIENAFEGLVDINKNEKVVPGVASSWDISADNLTYTFHLRKNAKWSDGKPVKAKDFEFAWKRALAPETASDYAYQLYYLKNGEAYNNGKASKDDVGVKAIDDYTLKVNLEAPTPYFLSLTAFPTYMPLREDIVSKDNKGWAAKKQNYVSNGPFYMTDWKMKATMTFSKNPNYWNKNTIKLNSITYYMLAQESSATAAFTSGQVDINDLIPAVQKSSLIQKGDAKAYPYYGTYFFDINVGDKDSANGAEITKTLKNPKVREALNLAVDRESIVKNVTKGGEKPATSFVPSSIKLPNGKTFKNKDYYPAKGDVKKAKQLLAEAGYPDGKGFPSMQIMYNEGSNNQDVVQALQDMYKKNLNINFTLQSVERKVQLDNLTKQQYQICRASWIADYNDPMTFMDLFVTDSGNNNSGYSNPEYDALIKDAKTTNDADKRIDDMHKAEDAAMRDLPVIPIYEYTNVVEVKPYVKDLHKSPLGFVYFNNTYIKK
- a CDS encoding ABC transporter ATP-binding protein, with the translated sequence MEKVLEVKNLKVSYHTYAGEVQSVRGVSFHLNKSETLAIVGESGCGKSVTSKSIMRLIDCPPGEIKEGSEILFGDKDILKMDDKELSKLRGGDISMIFQDPMTSLNPTMKVGKQIAESIMIHKGLKEKEAFKEAIKMLEAVNIPNADKRANQYPHQFSGGMRQRAMIAIALACTPKILIADEPTTALDVTIQAQIMDLMHELQEKLGTAIILITHDLGVVASVAHRIQVMYSGIIVERGTTDDIFENPQHPYTWALLQSVPRLDTANKGELYSLNGTPPDLLKPPAGCPFAARCKYCMGICKEQMPEETKLSETHSVSCWLKDSRAPKVESPITRGGAL
- a CDS encoding ABC transporter permease, with product MLKYTLKRFVYMIITIWIVITITFVMMHSIPGNPFSTGRSLSPQTKINLNKRYGLDKPLPAQYAIFLKNLVFHGSLGESYTYPGLTVNSIIVERAPVSAALGAEALIFALVIGMTFGIIAAFKRNHWQDYLVMIIAILGIAIPSFVLAALLQYFLTVKIEILPTSGWGGFKYTILPALSLSLGIIAVYARYMRSSCIDVLGQDYIMTAKAKGVSKVPLIWKHVTRNAILPAITILGQQIAAVLTGTFVIESVFSIPGIGRYFVTSITNRDYPIILGTTIFVAVVYIISVYLVDILYSLVDPRIRLSSNKK